The following coding sequences lie in one Bacteroidia bacterium genomic window:
- a CDS encoding glycosyltransferase family 2 protein, with the protein MKISIIIVNYNVQYFLEQCLYSVRKASENIEAEIFVVDNHSVDGSVAIVKEKFPEVILIENKENTGFSKANNQAILRATGNYILLLNPDTLVEEDTFRKIIFFMDEHPEAGGLGVKMLDGKGNFLSESKRGLPTPWVAFYKIFGFSQVFPKSKKFGKYHLGFLDKDKTHEVDILSGAFMLLRKSVLDTIGLLDESFFMYGEDIDISYRIKLGGFKNYYFPETRIIHYKGESTKKSSVNYVFVFYNAMIIFAKKHFSKKNANLFSTLINMAVYLRASVALLMRFLRKISVPFFDALILFGGLFLLKKIYAEWIKFPDGGTYPALVITRILPLYIFIWLSAIFVSGGYDYPIKIKKIIRGILLGSAGILIVYALLPEYYRFSRAIILLGTVWAIVGLVSERFILHLLKIKNFELNSTEKKRVLIVGEQLECERVHALIKQMEIHPKFISYVAPDGYPYDQKNNFSGSINQLKEIIEIYRIDEIIFCAKDLSAQRIMDQMSQPMNADIEYKIAPPESLSVIGSNSIHASGELYVIDINSIAKSANKRNKRLLDFLISLCFIITLPLNIFIVKNKKGFLKNIFSVLFGKLSFVGYTSNTSVQEKNKLKLPEIKNGILNPTDVLSKKNISEQMLNDMNILYAKDYKPFSDIIIIWKNFKKLGRSFN; encoded by the coding sequence ATGAAAATCAGCATCATCATTGTCAATTACAACGTCCAATATTTTTTGGAGCAATGCTTGTATTCTGTTCGCAAAGCTTCGGAAAATATAGAAGCAGAAATTTTTGTGGTCGACAATCATTCGGTTGACGGATCGGTTGCGATAGTGAAAGAAAAATTTCCAGAAGTAATTTTAATTGAAAACAAAGAAAACACAGGTTTCTCAAAAGCCAATAATCAAGCCATTCTCAGAGCAACAGGAAACTATATTTTATTATTGAATCCAGATACGTTGGTAGAAGAAGATACCTTTCGAAAAATTATTTTTTTCATGGACGAACATCCGGAAGCCGGCGGTTTGGGCGTAAAAATGTTAGACGGAAAAGGAAATTTTTTATCGGAATCAAAACGCGGATTGCCCACGCCTTGGGTGGCTTTCTACAAAATATTTGGTTTTTCACAAGTATTTCCGAAATCGAAAAAATTTGGAAAATACCATTTGGGATTTTTAGATAAAGATAAAACACACGAGGTGGATATCCTTTCGGGCGCTTTTATGTTGCTTCGAAAATCCGTGTTGGATACGATTGGTTTGCTGGACGAATCTTTCTTTATGTATGGCGAAGACATTGATATTTCCTATCGCATCAAGCTCGGCGGATTTAAAAATTATTATTTTCCGGAAACTCGCATCATTCATTACAAAGGCGAAAGCACCAAAAAAAGTAGTGTTAATTACGTATTTGTATTTTACAATGCGATGATCATTTTTGCGAAAAAACATTTCTCCAAAAAAAATGCAAATTTATTTTCGACGCTCATTAATATGGCTGTTTATTTACGCGCTTCAGTGGCTTTGTTGATGCGCTTTTTGAGGAAAATAAGTGTGCCTTTTTTTGATGCTCTTATTTTATTTGGAGGACTTTTTTTATTGAAAAAAATATATGCCGAATGGATTAAATTTCCGGATGGCGGAACATATCCCGCCCTTGTCATAACGCGTATTTTACCGCTTTATATTTTCATTTGGCTAAGCGCTATTTTTGTAAGTGGCGGATACGATTATCCGATAAAAATCAAAAAAATTATTCGCGGTATTTTGTTGGGCTCTGCTGGAATTCTGATTGTTTATGCCTTGTTGCCAGAGTATTATCGTTTTTCGAGAGCCATTATTTTACTTGGAACTGTTTGGGCAATTGTCGGATTGGTATCCGAACGTTTTATTTTGCATCTGCTTAAAATAAAAAATTTCGAACTTAATTCCACCGAAAAAAAACGAGTATTAATTGTAGGCGAACAACTCGAATGTGAACGTGTTCATGCTTTGATAAAGCAAATGGAAATTCATCCGAAATTTATTTCTTACGTGGCGCCCGATGGATATCCATACGATCAAAAAAATAATTTTTCGGGGAGTATAAATCAGTTGAAAGAAATTATTGAAATTTATAGAATTGATGAAATTATTTTTTGCGCGAAAGATTTAAGTGCACAACGCATCATGGATCAAATGTCGCAGCCGATGAATGCAGACATTGAATATAAAATTGCACCGCCCGAAAGCCTTTCTGTGATTGGAAGTAATTCCATTCATGCATCTGGAGAATTGTACGTAATTGATATTAATTCCATTGCGAAATCAGCTAACAAACGGAATAAGCGTTTGCTCGATTTTTTAATAAGCCTTTGTTTTATAATAACGCTTCCGCTGAATATTTTTATCGTGAAAAATAAAAAAGGCTTTCTGAAAAATATTTTTTCGGTACTGTTTGGAAAGCTTTCTTTTGTAGGTTACACGTCGAATACAAGCGTTCAAGAAAAAAATAAATTAAAATTACCGGAAATAAAAAATGGCATTTTAAATCCGACAGATGTATTGTCGAAAAAAAATATTTCGGAACAAATGTTGAACGATATGAATATATTGTACGCCAAAGATTACAAGCCTTTCAGCGATATTATTATTATTTGGAAAAATTTTAAAAAATTAGGAAGAAGTTTTAATTGA
- a CDS encoding WbqC family protein, protein MPTTAIVSSAYLPPIAFFKILTEHPSVSMEAFEHFPKQTYRNRCEIYGANGLLSLSIPIEKNSIRTLTKDIRIAYDHNWQHLHWRSMQSAYRRSPFFEFYEDDFAPFYRSQKNIFLKDYNDEFLILLFKLLKINPSIKNTIAYEKNYESVLDFRNKITPRKSAEPFVYKAKTYTQVFESKHGFIPNLSIVDLLFNQGPKATEYF, encoded by the coding sequence ATGCCAACAACAGCAATCGTTTCATCAGCTTACCTTCCTCCTATCGCGTTTTTTAAAATACTGACGGAGCATCCAAGTGTTTCGATGGAAGCGTTCGAACATTTCCCGAAACAAACCTATCGCAATCGTTGCGAGATATACGGCGCCAACGGTTTATTGAGTTTAAGTATTCCGATTGAAAAAAATTCAATTCGCACCTTAACAAAGGATATTCGGATTGCGTACGATCACAATTGGCAGCATTTGCATTGGCGTTCCATGCAATCAGCATATCGGCGTTCACCTTTTTTCGAGTTTTATGAAGATGATTTCGCGCCTTTTTATCGCTCTCAAAAAAATATTTTTTTGAAGGACTATAACGACGAATTTTTAATCTTGCTTTTTAAATTGTTGAAGATAAATCCGAGTATAAAAAACACAATTGCTTACGAAAAGAATTATGAAAGCGTGTTGGATTTCAGAAATAAAATTACCCCCAGAAAAAGCGCTGAACCTTTTGTCTATAAAGCAAAAACTTATACGCAGGTTTTTGAAAGCAAACACGGATTTATTCCCAATTTAAGCATTGTGGATTTGCTTTTTAACCAAGGACCAAAAGCGACGGAATATTTTTAA
- the recR gene encoding recombination mediator RecR, giving the protein MNFSSSLIEQAVEQFSRLPGVGKKTALRFVLHLLKQNKTDVTNFGTTFLRLHDELKYCKNCHNISDTEICGICSSGNRDRSTLCVVEDIRDVMAIENTSQYKGLYHVLGGIISPMDGIGPSDITIESLVKKISEGEVNEVIMALSTTMEGDTTNFYIYKRLKEYPIRITTIARGIAIGDELEYADEITLGRSIVNRMPYENSLTIK; this is encoded by the coding sequence ATGAATTTTTCATCTTCTCTGATTGAACAAGCTGTGGAACAATTTTCGCGCCTGCCAGGCGTAGGAAAGAAAACCGCGCTTCGTTTTGTATTGCATCTGTTAAAGCAAAATAAAACGGATGTAACCAATTTTGGAACTACTTTTTTGCGTTTGCACGATGAATTGAAATATTGTAAAAATTGCCATAATATCTCAGACACAGAAATTTGCGGAATTTGTTCTTCGGGAAATCGAGATCGCTCTACACTTTGCGTAGTGGAAGATATTCGCGATGTGATGGCAATTGAAAATACATCGCAATACAAAGGATTGTACCATGTTTTGGGCGGAATTATTTCTCCAATGGATGGAATTGGTCCATCCGATATAACGATTGAATCGCTCGTGAAAAAAATTTCCGAAGGCGAAGTAAATGAAGTCATAATGGCGCTGAGTACCACGATGGAAGGCGATACCACCAATTTTTATATCTATAAAAGATTGAAAGAATATCCAATTCGTATTACCACAATTGCCCGCGGAATTGCAATTGGCGACGAATTAGAATATGCCGATGAAATAACGCTCGGTCGCTCTATTGTAAACCGAATGCCGTATGAAAATTCGCTTACAATAAAATGA
- the fabG gene encoding 3-oxoacyl-[acyl-carrier-protein] reductase has protein sequence MKLLEGKIALITGASRGIGKEIAKKFAEQGANIAFTYLSSVEKGQALEEELKAYGIKAKGYRSDAADFKAAEELANNVVADFGTIDILVNNAGITRDGLLMRMTEEQWDTVINANLKSVFNLTKAAQKPMLKQRKGSMINLTSVVGVKGNAGQANYAASKAGIIGFTKSVALELGSRNIRCNAVAPGFIETEMTAALDEKVVQQWRDAIPLKRGGTGEDVANLVLFLASDMSAYITGQVINVCGGMLT, from the coding sequence ATGAAATTATTAGAAGGAAAAATAGCACTTATTACTGGAGCCTCTCGTGGCATTGGGAAAGAAATCGCGAAAAAATTTGCGGAACAAGGTGCAAACATCGCTTTCACGTATTTATCTTCCGTTGAAAAAGGACAAGCTTTGGAAGAAGAATTGAAAGCGTACGGAATAAAAGCAAAAGGATATCGTTCGGATGCAGCCGATTTTAAAGCCGCGGAAGAATTAGCCAACAACGTTGTTGCCGATTTCGGAACGATAGATATTTTAGTAAACAATGCCGGAATTACACGCGACGGTTTGTTGATGCGAATGACCGAAGAACAATGGGACACCGTAATAAATGCCAATTTAAAATCGGTATTTAATTTGACAAAAGCGGCGCAAAAGCCGATGTTGAAACAACGCAAAGGTTCGATGATTAATTTGACTTCGGTGGTGGGCGTAAAAGGCAATGCCGGACAAGCAAATTACGCGGCTTCTAAAGCTGGAATTATAGGATTTACAAAATCGGTTGCCTTGGAATTAGGTTCTCGAAATATTCGTTGCAACGCTGTTGCGCCTGGATTTATCGAAACAGAAATGACAGCTGCTTTGGACGAAAAAGTAGTGCAACAATGGCGCGATGCCATTCCTTTGAAACGCGGTGGAACAGGCGAAGATGTAGCCAATTTGGTTTTGTTTTTAGCATCGGATATGTCGGCGTACATTACCGGGCAAGTTATTAATGTTTGCGGTGGAATGCTGACCTAA